A genomic stretch from Candidatus Zixiibacteriota bacterium includes:
- a CDS encoding proline--tRNA ligase: MRWTQTYIPTLREVPSEAELISHQLLLRGGYIRKLAAGVYIYLPLMQRVIEKFSAIVREEMNRAGAIEITMPVLHPAEVWKLSGRFDTVGKEQMRLKDRHTHELVLGGTHEEIVTYLLKGELKSYKQLPINLYQIQVKFRDEIRPRFGLMRGREFIMKDAYTFDADEKSFEVSYQKMVDAYFAIFKRAGLETRKVESDTGAMGGKAAHEFMLIVDTEGGEQTLIFCDKCEYAANIEKATFREANPPAVDPELLPLKEVDTPGAATIEEVTAFLKVDSKRLVKTLIYMADGKPAAALIRGDRELNPVKLKNYLKAIDLEMAPASVVEEITGCPVGFAGPAGLKNIPMIVDPEVTRIPNAVTGANKNEKHLMNVNIDRDFKATGVVDLINATAGELCPHCDGFLTEKKGIEVGNTFMLGTKYSISMDAIFLDAEGKEKPFIMGSYGIGITRTPQAAIEKYHDEKGIIWPKNIAPYMVEIIPLNYEKEEHKRAAEQIYAELVSNNIDCLLDDRPERAGVKFNDADLVGSPVRIVIGDKSLKQGKLEVKSRGSDKILLVDMDNVVGAVKELLESIN; encoded by the coding sequence ATGCGCTGGACGCAAACATATATCCCGACTTTGCGGGAGGTGCCCTCAGAGGCCGAACTTATTTCGCATCAACTGCTTCTTCGCGGTGGTTATATCCGCAAGCTGGCCGCCGGAGTATATATTTATCTTCCTTTAATGCAAAGAGTTATCGAAAAATTCTCGGCCATAGTCCGGGAAGAAATGAATCGCGCCGGTGCTATTGAAATAACCATGCCGGTCCTTCACCCGGCCGAAGTTTGGAAATTATCCGGGCGATTTGATACGGTCGGCAAAGAACAGATGCGCCTGAAAGACCGCCACACCCATGAACTGGTCCTTGGCGGAACTCATGAAGAGATAGTCACTTATCTTCTCAAGGGGGAGTTGAAAAGCTATAAACAGCTGCCCATAAATTTATATCAGATTCAGGTCAAATTCAGGGATGAAATCCGCCCGCGCTTCGGACTGATGCGCGGCCGGGAATTCATCATGAAAGACGCCTATACCTTCGATGCCGATGAGAAATCATTCGAGGTCTCCTATCAAAAGATGGTTGACGCTTATTTCGCCATTTTCAAAAGGGCCGGGCTGGAAACTCGAAAAGTCGAATCGGATACCGGCGCCATGGGGGGAAAAGCGGCCCATGAGTTTATGCTCATCGTTGATACCGAGGGGGGCGAACAGACATTGATTTTCTGTGACAAGTGCGAATATGCTGCCAATATCGAAAAAGCTACTTTCCGTGAGGCCAATCCGCCCGCGGTTGATCCCGAGCTTCTGCCTCTAAAAGAGGTCGATACGCCGGGGGCAGCGACCATTGAAGAGGTGACAGCTTTTCTTAAGGTTGACTCAAAGCGACTGGTCAAGACACTTATTTATATGGCTGATGGCAAACCGGCCGCCGCCTTAATCAGAGGTGACCGTGAGCTTAATCCGGTTAAATTGAAAAATTACCTGAAAGCGATCGACCTGGAGATGGCCCCCGCCTCGGTGGTGGAGGAGATTACCGGTTGCCCGGTCGGATTTGCCGGCCCGGCCGGTTTGAAAAATATCCCGATGATCGTCGACCCGGAGGTAACCCGTATCCCTAATGCGGTCACCGGCGCCAATAAGAATGAAAAACACCTCATGAATGTCAATATTGATCGCGATTTCAAAGCCACCGGCGTGGTCGATCTGATTAATGCGACCGCCGGCGAACTCTGCCCGCATTGCGATGGATTTCTGACCGAGAAGAAAGGGATTGAGGTCGGAAATACTTTTATGTTGGGGACCAAATATTCGATCTCCATGGATGCCATTTTCCTCGACGCGGAAGGGAAGGAAAAGCCATTCATCATGGGTTCTTATGGCATTGGTATCACTCGCACCCCCCAGGCGGCAATTGAGAAATATCATGATGAAAAGGGAATAATCTGGCCCAAAAATATAGCCCCTTATATGGTCGAGATAATCCCCTTAAACTATGAGAAGGAAGAACATAAGAGGGCGGCGGAACAAATTTATGCCGAATTGGTTAGCAATAATATTGATTGTCTTCTCGATGACCGCCCGGAGCGGGCCGGGGTGAAATTTAATGATGCCGATCTTGTGGGCAGCCCGGTGAGGATTGTAATCGGAGATAAGTCGTTAAAACAAGGGAAATTAGAGGTGAAATCCCGGGGATCCGATAAGATTCTTCTGGTGGATATGGATAATGTGGTTGGGGCGGTGAAGGAGTTGCTGGAGAGCATCAACTGA